From Aedes albopictus strain Foshan chromosome 1, AalbF5, whole genome shotgun sequence, one genomic window encodes:
- the LOC109412448 gene encoding carboxylesterase 5A, protein MPVCPTNRREMNAFCLFAIAISLTGISAQSGPTITTPSGQIQGTVESCGLFCTYYSFKGIPYAQPPVGNLRFRNPVSHPGWSGVRDAAQHGSFCPQYELLTLEVIGDEDCLYLNVYSPELIGQRPVMVWMHGGAYSSGSGDSDVYDPQKLIREGVVVVTINYRLGALGFLSTNDEHAQGNWGLKDCIEALRWVQRNIAAYGGDPDNVTIFGNSAGGSLVHFLYLSDMANGLFHKAIAQSGTALAPFAFQTNPKFYADRFANIFGLSSDSAVYVDQLRTLPASSFIPFQEALLTIPVPRFMRPLDFAPSTEPASSPESRALTTDPMSLMRSRQHTVPFLMGYNDLEGSFFTTVEFAVDQTVFDQFNNNPDLFVPFFWNINTGSPASSAVSSAFQQHYFNNQQLGLPLFFEWSKYYGDHLFLFPVHYTAQVHAQSLAPVYYYQFSYDGDLNLFKKSLGITLPGAIHVDEIPYLFELAEEMGAEVPPGSHAITVSDRMVRMWANFAKYSDPTPSSDSLLQNLVWPTIQESSNGVAMMDIGQNLMVTDASTSETFVLWHRLQDQYATNPFL, encoded by the exons ATGCCAGTTTGTCCTACAAATCGTAGAGAGATGAACGCGTTTTGCTTGTTCGCTATTGCAATATCCCTCACGGGAATATCCGCGCAGAGTGGACCAACGATCACTACACCTTCAGGGCAAATTCAAGGTACCGTTGAATCGTGCGGTTTGTTTTGCACGTACTACTCCTTCAAAGGCATCCCTTATGCGCAACCTCCTGTTGGAAATCTTCGCTTTCGTAACCCGGTATCTCACCCGGGATGGAGTGGAGTTCGGGATGCTGCCCAGCACGGTTCCTTCTGTCCTCAGTACGAACTGCTCACCTTGGAGGTTATAGGTGATGAGGATTGTCTCTACCTGAATGTGTATTCTCCGGAGCTAATTGGTCAACGTCCGGTGATGGTCTGGATGCATGGTGGTGCCTATAGTTCTGGATCTGGAGACTCGGACGTTTACGACCCGCAGAAGTTAATCCGGGAAGGTGTAGTAGTTGTAACCATCAATTACAGGCTTGGAGCATTGGGCTTTCTTAGTACTAACGATGAGCATGCTCAAGGAAATTGGGGCCTTAAAGACTGTATTGAAGCGTTACGTTGGGTGCAACGGAATATCGCTGCATATGGTGGTGATCCAGACAACGTTACTATATTTGGAAACTCAGCTGGAGGTTCATTGGTACACTTTTTGTACCTTTCCGACATGGCAAACGGACTGTTCCACAAAGCGATAGCTCAAAGTGGAACCGCACTGGCACCATTCGCCTTCCAAACCAATCCAAAATTTTACGCTGATAGATTTGCCAATATTTTCGGTTTGTCAAGCGACAGCGCAGTTTATGTGGACCAGCTTAGAACTCTTCCAGCGAGTAGCTTTATCCCATTCCAAGAAGCGTTGCTAACGATACCGGTTCCTCGATTCATGCGACCACTAGATTTTGCACCTTCAACGGAACCAGCAAGCTCTCCTGAATCAAGAGCGTTGACAACCGATCCAATGAGCCTGATGCGATCACGGCAGCATACGGTTCCCTTTCTCATGGGATACAATGATCTTGAGGGCTCCTTTTTCACTACGGTTGAGTTCGCGGTAGATCAAACTGTTTTCGATCAGTTCAACAACAATCCTGATCTGTTCGTGCCGTTTTTCTGGAACATCAATACGGGATCCCCCGCTTCTTCAGCAGTTAGCAGCGCATTCCAACAACACTACTTCAATAATCAACAGTTGGGGCTTCCCCTATTCTTCGAGTGGAGTAAATATTACGGGGATCATCTATTCCTATTTCCGGTACACTACACGGCTCAAGTTCACGCCCAGAGTTTGGCACCAGTTTACTACTACCAGTTCTCGTATGATGGAGAtttaaatttattcaagaaatcactGGGTATAACACTTCCTGGTGCGATTCATGTCGATGAGATTCCATATCTTTTCGAGTTGGCGGAAGAAATGGGAGCTGAGGTGCCACCGGGAAGTCACGCGATCACCGTCAGCGATCGAATGGTACGAATGTGGGCTAACTTTGCTAAGTACAG TGACCCGACGCCCAGCTCTGATTCATTATTGCAGAACTTGGTTTGGCCAACGATACAAGAAAGTTCCAATGGTGTTGCAATGATGGATATCGGACAAAATCTGATGGTAACCGATGCATCGACTTCCGAAACCTTCGTGCTGTGGCATCGTCTTCAAGATCAATACGCAACCAATCCTTTTCTGTGA
- the LOC109412449 gene encoding uncharacterized protein LOC109412449 yields MLKLVTILLLAVAAARSEDRPIITTQGGQIQGVTSSCGLFCSYFSFMGIPYGEPPVGELRFRNTVKHRGWQGVKDGSEHRPSCPSGALVGDGYDGDEDCLFLNVYTQNIIGSRPVMVWIHGGSFSGGSGDSWIYGPDHLVQENVVIVTINYRLGLLGFFSTGDEHAQGNWGMKDCVEALRWVRDNIAAFGGDPNNVTVFGESAGGAAVHYLVLSPMATGLFHKAMIQSGTALSPWAFQYNPREMSQHVANTFGYPTNDNAELTRLLRYTPKGEFVRLQQGWSDIPIPRGFKPFEFVPTAEPVNSPEPTFLTQRPIDLMNAGNFNKMPMVFGYTDAESLFMIHEHTIDSTVWNEFTRNPQFFVPHYWRITPGTAASNGVSQGFRDFYWQDRPLGPDIMLEWTRFHTDQQFIYPIDKTIRLTAQHNTAATYYYQFSFDGDLNLVKRLLLLSDWPGAVHADELPYMWSMTNLPITPILPGNPALAVRSRVVRLWTNFALHSNPTPNSDSNLQNVIWAPIQNQNMAFLDINANLVATHYPNQARLNTWYDLESRYANGPFEYPMTFNRMFKIVPILALAVATASVQADPARPIVTTRGGQIQGVTSSCGLFCSYFSFMGIPYAEPPVGDLRFRNTVPHRGWTGVKDGSEHRAQCPSSSFFGDGYSGDEDCLFLNVYTQQVVGSRPVMVWIHGGSFSGGSGDSFIYGPDHLVQQNVVIVTINYRLGVLGFFSTGDHHAQGNWGMKDCVEALRWIRDNIAAFGGDPNNVTIFGESAGAAAVHYLVLSRMASGLFHKAIAQSGTALVPWGFQYNPQEMKQYIAEKFGYPANDNAELVRRLRNTPKGDFVNLQQGWTDIAIPRGFRPFDFVPTAEPVNSPEPTFLTERPIDILKAGTFNHVPFIIGYNDAESLFMVHEHRIDSTVWNEFTRNPDFFVPHYWNIPRNSPAATAVSQAFRNLYWQDRPLGPDIMLEWTKFHTDQQFTYACDKAARLTAQSNTAPTYYYKFSQDGDLNLVKRVTLLTAWPGAMHADELPYLWSMTNFAVSPILPNNPAVTVRNRMVRMWTNFAITGSPTPNSDNNLQNVNWAPFTPQNMAFLEINGSLLPGTNPNSDRLDTWYHLEEQYANNPFYYPWQ; encoded by the exons ATGCTGAAGCTCGTAACAATACTGCTATTGGCGGTGGCCGCCGCCAGGTCTGAG GACAGACCAATCATTACGACCCAGGGAGGTCAAATTCAGGGTGTAACATCCAGCTGCGGTCTGTTTTGCAGCTACTTCTCATTCATGGGTATTCCATATGGTGAACCACCAGTAGGAGAACTCAGATTCCGCAACACTGTTAAACATCGAGGCTGGCAAGGTGTCAAGGACGGAAGCGAACATCGTCCATCGTGTCCGTCAGGTGCTTTGGTCGGAGATGGTTATGATGGAGACGAAGACTGTCTGTTCTTAAACGTCTACACTCAGAATATAATCGGTTCACGACCAGTTATGGTTTGGATCCATGGCGGATCATTCTCTGGAGGTTCTGGAGATTCCTGGATCTACGGTCCAGATCATCTCGTCCAGGAGAATGTGGTCATCGTTACCATTAACTACCGATTgggtcttctgggattcttcagcaCTGGCGATGAACACGCCCAAGGAAACTGGGGTATGAAGGATTGCGTTGAAGCCCTGCGATGGGTACGCGATAATATTGCGGCTTTTGGTGGCGATCCCAATAATGTGACCGTATTTGGAGAGAGCGCTGGTGGTGCAGCTGTTCATTATCTGGTTCTATCACCGATGGCCACCGGGTTGTTCCACAAAGCTATGATCCAATCTGGAACTGCTTTATCTCCATGGGCATTCCAGTATAACCCAAGAGAAATGTCGCAGCATGTGGCAAACACTTTCGGATATCCAACCAACGACAATGCTGAATTGACTCGCTTGCTTCGGTACACTCCTAAAGGAGAGTTCGTAAGGTTACAGCAAGGATGGTCTGATATTCCAATTCCACGAGGATTCAAACCATTTGAATTTGTACCTACAGCAGAACCAGTGAATTCGCCAGAACCAACATTCCTCACACAACGACCAATCGACCTGATGAATGCAGGAAACTTCAATAAGATGCCTATGGTATTCGGATACACCGATGCGGAGTCACTATTCATGATTCACGAGCATACAATTGATTCAACGGTGTGGAACGAGTTCACCCGCAACCCACAGTTCTTTGTCCCGCATTACTGGAGAATTACGCCTGGTACCGCTGCATCAAATGGCGTTAGTCAAGGATTCCGTGATTTCTACTGGCAAGATCGTCCTCTTGGCCCAGACATCATGCTCGAGTGGACTAGATTCCACACTGATCAACAGTTCATCTACCCTATTGACAAAACAATCCGGCTGACCGCGCAACACAACACAGCAGCAACATACTACTACCAGTTCAGCTTCGATGGAGACTTGAATTTGGTGAAACGCCTTCTTCTGCTTAGCGACTGGCCTGGTGCAGTTCATGCGGACGAACTCCCGTACATGTGGTCTATGACTAACCTTCCGATTACTCCAATTTTGCCTGGCAATCCTGCGTTGGCTGTACGTAGTCGCGTGGTACGTTTGTGGACCAACTTTGCACTTCACAGCAATCCGACGCCCAATTCGGACAGCAACTTGCAGAACGTTATTTGGGCTCCAAttcaaaatcagaatatggcTTTCTTGGATATTAACGCAAACTTGGTCGCCACTCATTATCCCAACCAAGCCCGTCTCAACACCTGGTACGACTTGGAGAGCCGTTATGCCAATGGGCCGTTTGAATATCCAATGAC TTTCAACAGGATGTTCAAGATTGTGCCAATCTTGGCGCTGGCTGTCGCCACAGCCAGCGTGCAGGCGGATCCG GCCCGCCCTATTGTCACCACCCGCGGAGGTCAAATCCAGGGCGTGACCTCTAGCTGCGGTTTATTCTGCAGTTATTTTTCATTTATGGGTATCCCGTACGCGGAACCACCGGTAGGAGATCTTCGCTTCCGCAATACGGTTCCTCATCGCGGATGGACCGGAGTAAAGGACGGAAGCGAACACCGAGCCCAATGTCCATCGAGCAGCTTCTTCGGAGATGGGTACTCAGGAGACGAAGACTGCCTGTTCTTAAATGTTTACACCCAGCAGGTCGTTGGATCCCGACCCGTAATGGTATGGATTCACGGAGGATCCTTCTCGGGAGGATCGGGTGATTCCTTCATCTACGGTCCCGATCATTTGGTGCAACAAAATGTAGTAATTGTAACCATCAACTATCGTTTGGGTGTTCTGGGATTCTTCAGCACAGGTGATCATCATGCTCAGGGTAATTGGGGTATGAAGGATTGTGTAGAAGCTCTACGTTGGATACGAGACAATATTGCTGCATTCGGTGGAGATCCAAACAACGTGACGATCTTCGGCGAGAGTGCTGGGGCTGCTGCTGTTCATTACCTTGTACTGTCTAGAATGGCGTCTGGATTGTTCCACAAAGCCATTGCTCAATCTGGTACTGCACTTGTTCCATGGGGTTTCCAGTATAACCCACAAGAAATGAAACAGTACATTGCCGAAAAGTTTGGTTATCCAGCTAACGACAATGCTGAACTGGTGCGACGTCTGCGCAACACACCAAAGGGCGATTTCGTAAACCTTCAACAGGGATGGACTGATATTGCAATCCCCCGCGGCTTCCGACCATTCGATTTCGTCCCAACTGCCGAACCTGTCAACTCCCCTGAACCAACCTTCCTAACCGAACGTCCAATTGATATTCTGAAGGCCGGAACCTTCAATCACGTCCCCTTTATCATCGGATATAACGATGCGGAATCGCTCTTCATGGTTCATGAACATCGCATCGATTCAACCGTATGGAATGAGTTCACCAGAAATCCCGACTTTTTCGTACCACACTACTGGAATATACCGCGAAACAGTCCAGCAGCCACAGCTGTTAGTCAAGCATTCCGGAATCTATATTGGCAAGATCGACCTCTTGGACCAGATATCATGTTGGAATGGACCAAATTCCACACCGACCAACAGTTCACTTACGCCTGCGATAAAGCTGCTCGGTTAACTGCGCAGAGTAATACAGCGCCTACATACTATTACAAGTTTAGCCAAGACGGTGATCTTAACCTAGTTAAACGTGTTACATTGCTAACTGCCTGGCCGGGAGCTATGCATGCCGATGAACTGCCATATTTATGGTCTATGACGAATTTTGCAGTATCACCTATTCTACCCAACAACCCAGCAGTCACTGTCCGTAATCGCATGGTTCGAATGTGGACAAATTTCGCCATTACGGGAAGTCCAACCCCCAACTCCGATAATAATCTGCAGAATGTCAATTGGGCGCCCTTCACTCCGCAAAACATGGCGTTCCTGGAAATCAATGGATCTCTGCTACCCGGTACCAACCCGAATAGTGACAGACTGGATACCTGGTACCACTTGGAAGAACAGTATGCCAACAACCCGTTCTATTATCCGTGGCAGTGA
- the LOC109430352 gene encoding juvenile hormone esterase-like encodes MFKLLALVLLAVSVCWGQDANRPIITTTGGQVQGITASCGLFCSYFQFNGIPYAEPPVSDLRFRNPVPHRGWSGVRDATEHGDNCPALSPLSDHSGSEDCLFINVYTQNIIGSRPVMVWIHGGAFVLGSGDSRMYGPDHLVQENVVVVSFNYRLGILGFFSTGDTHAQGNWGAKDCVEALRWVRDNIAAFGGDPNNVTIFGESAGGVLVHYLVLSPMATGLFHKAIAQSGTALVPWGFQYNVREMAHSIADAFGYTHESEELTRLLRYTPIGDFIALQRSMTDIPIPRGFKPFEYVPSAEPVNSPEPTFLTQRPIESLLSGAYNHVPMMIGYTSAESLFMVREHLLDSTVWNEFSRNPQFFVPHFWNIPANTPESSAVSQAFRDFYWQDRSLGPDIMVEWTQFHTDQQFLYAVDKTVVLTAERNTQPTYYYKFSFEGDLNLMKRMLLLTDFPGAVHADELAYLWSITNLPVSPILPSNPANLVRQRMVRLWTNFAITGQPTPNSDTNLQNINWAPVQGSDMTYLDIGDNLIVTQNPNQARINLWRDLEDRYANDPFFYPYS; translated from the exons ATGTTTAAGCTATTAGCGTTAGTTTTGCTGGCAGTTTCCGTTTGTTGGGGGCAAGATGCG aatCGGCCCATTATTACCACTACTGGAGGCCAAGTACAGGGAATAACTGCCAGTTGTGGCTTATTCTGcagttattttcaattcaatggcATACCGTATGCAGAACCTCCAGTATCCGATCTGAGATTCCGAAATCCTGTGCCACATCGTGGATGGTCCGGCGTTCGAGATGCTACTGAACATGGGGACAACTGCCCAGCACTCAGTCCTCTTAGTGACCACTCTGGCAGTGAAGATTGCTTGTTCATCAATGTGTATACACAGAACATTATCGGTTCTCGGCCAGTTATGGTGTGGATTCATGGAGGTGCCTTTGTGCTAGGTTCGGGAGATTCTAGGATGTATGGACCAGATCATCTCGTCCAGGAAAATGTAGTTGTCGTTTCCTTCAACTACCGGCTTGGTATTCTGGGATTCTTCAGCACTGGTGATACACACGCACAAGGCAATTGGGGTGCAAAAGATTGTGTCGAGGCTCTGAGATGGGTGCGCGACAATATTGCAGCTTTTGGTGGTGATCCCAACAACGTGACAATCTTTGGTGAAAGTGCAGGTGGAGTACTAGTACATTATCTAGTATTATCTCCAATGGCGACCGGATTATTCCACAAGGCAATCGCTCAATCTGGAACTGCCTTAGTTCCATGGGGATTCCAGTACAACGTACGGGAAATGGCACATAGCATTGCAGATGCTTTCGGTTATACTCACGAAAGTGAAGAACTCACTCGACTTCTGCGATATACTCCTATAGGAGATTTCATAGCTCTTCAAAGATCAATGACCGATATCCCAATTCCTCGTGGATTTAAGCCTTTCGAATATGTCCCAAGTGCTGAACCAGTAAACTCTCCAGAGCCAACTTTCCTCACTCAACGCCCAATTGAAAGTCTCCTCTCTGGAGCGTACAATCACGTACCGATGATGATAGGCTACACGAGTGCTGAAAGTCTTTTCATGGTCCGCGAACATCTTCTGGATTCCACCGTTTGGAATGAATTCTCTCGCAATCCACAATTCTTTGTACCGCACTTTTGGAATATTCCGGCCAACACTCCAGAATCAAGCGCAGTCAGTCAAGCATTCCGTGATTTCTATTGGCAAGATCGTTCCCTAGGACCAGACATTATGGTGGAATGGACTCAATTCCACACCGATCAACAATTTCTCTATGCCGTCGATAAAACGGTTGTCCTAACGGCCGAACGGAACACTCAACCCACATACTATTACAAGTTTAGTTTCGAAGGTGATCTCAATCTGATGAAGCGAATGCTGTTACTAACTGACTTCCCAGGAGCAGTCCACGCAGATGAACTAGCCTATCTGTGGTCCATTACGAATTTGCCTGTTTCACCTATCCTACCAAGCAATCCGGCAAACCTTGTTCGACAACGAATGGTTCGGCTTTGGACCAATTTTGCCATCACTGGACAACCAACACCAAACTCGGATACGAACCTGCAGAACATCAATTGGGCCCCAGTTCAGGGGAGCGACATGACATATCTGGATATTGGAGATAATTTGATAGTGACACAAAACCCCAACCAAGCACGCATCAACCTGTGGAGAGATTTGGAAGATCGATACGCTAATGATCCATTCTTCTACCCCTACTCGTAA
- the LOC109412453 gene encoding juvenile hormone esterase-like, translated as MLKLVALVFLTISLCFGQDGTRPIITTTGGQVQGITASCGLFCSYFQFNGIPYAEPPVSDLRFRNPVPHRGWSGVRDASEHGDNCAALSPLSEHSGSEDCLFINVYTQNIIGSRPVMVWIHGGGFVLGSGDSRIYGPDHLVQENVVVVSFNYRLGILGFFSTGDTHAQGNWGAKDCVEALRWVRDNIAAFGGDPNNVTIFGESAGGVLVHFLVLSPMATGLFHKAIAQSGTALVPWGFQYNVREMAHSIADAFGYTHESEELTRLLRYTPIGDFIALQRSLTDIPIPRGFKPFEYVPSAEPVNSPEPTFFTQRPIESLLSGAYNHVPMMIGYTSAESLFMVREHILDSTVWNEFSRNPQFFVPHFWNIPGNTPESSAVSQAFRDFYWQDRSLGPDIMVEWTQFHTDQQFLYAVDKTVVLTAERNTQPTYYYKFSFEGDLNLIKRLLLLTDLPGAVHADELAYLWSITNIPVSPILPSNPANLVRQRMVRLWTNFAITGQPTPNSDTDLQNIHWAPVQGSDMTYLDIGDNLIVTQNPNQARINLWRDLEDRYANDPFFYPYS; from the exons ATGTTGAAGCTGGTGGCATTAGTATTTCTGACCATTTCTCTATGTTTTGGTCAAGATGGG ACCAGACCTATCATTACCACTACCGGTGGTCAAGTGCAAGGAATAACAGCTAGCTGTGGCCTGTTCTGCAGCTACTTTCAATTTAACGGTATACCCTACGCGGAACCTCCAGTATCCGATCTGAGATTCCGAAATCCTGTGCCACATCGTGGATGGTCCGGCGTTCGAGATGCTAGTGAACATGGAGACAATTGCGCAGCACTCAGTCCTCTTAGTGAACACTCAGGCAGTGAGGATTGCTTGTTCATCAATGTGTATACGCAGAATATTATCGGTTCTCGACCGGTTATGGTGTGGATTCATGGAGGTGGATTTGTACTAGGTTCGGGAGATTCTAGAATATACGGACCGGATCATCTAGTCCAGGAAAATGTAGTTGTCGTTTCCTTCAACTACCGGCTTGGTATTCTGGGATTCTTCAGCACTGGTGATACCCACGCACAGGGCAATTGGGGTGCAAAGGACTGTGTCGAGGCTCTGAGATGGGTTCGTGACAATATTGCAGCTTTCGGTGGTGATCCCAACAACGTGACAATCTTTGGTGAAAGTGCAGGTGGAGTACTAGTACATTTTCTTGTATTATCTCCAATGGCGACCGGATTATTTCACAAAGCAATCGCTCAATCTGGAACTGCCTTAGTTCCATGGGGATTCCAGTACAACGTACGGGAAATGGCACATAGTATTGCCGATGCTTTCGGTTATACACACGAAAGTGAAGAACTCACTCGACTTCTGCGATATACTCCTATTGGCGATTTTATAGCTCTTCAAAGATCACTTACCGACATTCCAATTCCCCGTGGATTTAAGCCTTTCGAATATGTTCCAAGTGCTGAACCAGTAAACTCTCCAGAGCCTACCTTCTTCACTCAACGTCCAATTGAAAGTCTCCTCTCTGGAGCGTACAATCACGTTCCGATGATGATAGGCTACACGAGTGCTGAAAGTCTTTTCATGGTCCGAGAACATATTCTAGATTCCACTGTTTGGAATGAATTCTCCCGCAATCCGCAATTCTTTGTGCCACACTTTTGGAACATCCCGGGCAACACTCCAGAATCAAGTGCGGTCAGCCAAGCATTCCGTGATTTCTATTGGCAAGACCGTTCTCTTGGGCCAGACATTATGGTGGAATGGACTCAATTTCACACCGATCAACAATTCCTCTATGCCGTCGACAAAACAGTTGTCCTAACGGCCGAACGGAACACCCAACCCACTTACTATTACAAATTTAGCTTCGAAGGTGATCTCAATCTAATTAAGCGATTGCTGTTACTAACCGATTTGCCAGGAGCAGTCCACGCAGATGAATTAGCGTATTTGTGGTCCATAACAAATATACCCGTATCACCCATCCTACCGAGCAATCCGGCAAACCTTGTTCGACAACGAATGGTTCGGCTTTGGACCAATTTTGCCATCACTGGACAACCAACACCAAATTCGGATACGGACCTGCAGAACATCCATTGGGCCCCAGTTCAGGGTAGCGACATGACCTATCTAGATATTGGAGACAATTTGATAGTGACACAAAACCCCAACCAAGCACGCATCAACCTGTGGAGAGATTTGGAAGATCGATACGCTAATGATCCATTCTTCTACCCCTATTCGTAA